In Phaeobacter porticola, one DNA window encodes the following:
- a CDS encoding ArdC family protein — MKKDIYQKVTDKIIKDLEQGELTWLKPWSSANTDGRIIKPLPHNGLPYSGINILMLWGAAMEGGYASPYWMTFKQAQEFEAHVKKGERGNLVVYANTITKTEETSDGGEAERKIPFMKGYSVFNVEQIEGLPDHYYAEPPKVIDPVLRIDHADGFFAKTGADVRHGGNRAFYSGGSDHVQMPFFESFRSPEAYYATLAHELTHWTKHKSRLDREFGRKKWGDEGYAREELVAELGAAFLCADLALTPEPGTDHAAYIQSWLKVLKDDKRAIFSAAAHAQRAADFLNGFQSEEERAGAAA, encoded by the coding sequence ATGAAAAAAGACATTTATCAGAAAGTAACTGACAAGATCATTAAAGATTTGGAGCAAGGCGAGCTCACTTGGCTGAAGCCTTGGAGCTCTGCAAACACAGATGGGCGGATCATCAAGCCGCTACCTCATAACGGTTTGCCCTATAGCGGGATAAACATTCTGATGCTGTGGGGTGCAGCGATGGAAGGCGGCTATGCATCGCCCTACTGGATGACATTCAAGCAAGCCCAGGAGTTTGAGGCCCACGTCAAAAAAGGCGAGCGCGGCAATCTGGTCGTATATGCCAACACGATCACAAAGACCGAAGAGACCAGCGACGGCGGCGAGGCAGAACGCAAGATTCCCTTCATGAAGGGCTATTCAGTGTTCAACGTGGAGCAGATCGAAGGCTTGCCCGATCATTACTACGCCGAGCCCCCAAAGGTCATTGATCCTGTTTTGCGGATTGATCATGCGGACGGCTTTTTTGCCAAGACGGGCGCAGATGTTCGCCACGGCGGAAACCGCGCTTTTTATTCTGGCGGCAGCGATCATGTGCAGATGCCGTTTTTTGAGAGCTTCCGCAGCCCTGAAGCCTACTATGCCACTTTAGCGCATGAGCTGACCCACTGGACAAAGCACAAAAGCCGTCTTGATCGTGAATTTGGGCGTAAGAAATGGGGTGATGAAGGTTATGCACGCGAGGAACTGGTTGCCGAGCTTGGCGCAGCGTTTCTTTGCGCCGATCTGGCATTGACGCCGGAACCTGGCACCGATCATGCGGCCTATATTCAGAGCTGGCTCAAAGTTTTGAAAGATGACAAGCGCGCGATCTTTAGCGCAGCAGCGCATGCACAGCGCGCGGCTGATTTCTTGAACGGGTTTCAGAGTGAAGAGGAAAGAGCAGGAGCGGCGGCATAG
- a CDS encoding helix-turn-helix domain-containing protein translates to MSYASENIAASLKSARENKGLSQRELSARSGVPQSHISKIESNAVDLRLSSLASLAHALDLELTMIPRKSAPAVRSIVRSTGSHKPQSNNDALRELARAQRALDTLPKALHESSAVETLQKQFQEMNEFRDMLKDADAIKGIRTALEAVENSGGPKSLERIAKDAQRLRNMLAHGVLSYMIDEPTSRPAYSLDEDDSDG, encoded by the coding sequence ATGAGTTACGCTAGCGAAAACATCGCCGCTTCCCTGAAGTCGGCACGCGAAAACAAGGGGTTAAGTCAAAGAGAGCTTAGCGCCCGCTCAGGCGTGCCGCAATCGCATATCTCAAAGATCGAGAGCAACGCGGTTGACCTGCGACTCTCAAGCCTTGCGTCACTGGCTCATGCGCTTGACCTTGAACTGACGATGATACCAAGAAAATCGGCACCGGCAGTCAGGTCGATTGTGCGCAGTACGGGCAGTCATAAACCGCAAAGCAACAATGATGCTCTGCGCGAGCTTGCGCGCGCGCAACGCGCTCTTGATACATTACCCAAGGCTTTGCATGAGAGCTCTGCGGTGGAAACGCTGCAAAAGCAATTTCAAGAAATGAACGAATTTCGCGATATGTTGAAAGATGCTGATGCGATCAAAGGTATTCGAACTGCACTTGAAGCTGTCGAGAATTCAGGAGGCCCAAAGAGCCTCGAAAGAATTGCCAAAGACGCTCAGCGTCTTCGAAATATGTTAGCACACGGCGTCCTGTCATACATGATTGATGAGCCAACCAGTAGACCAGCCTATAGTCTGGACGAGGATGATAGTGATGGCTGA
- a CDS encoding DUF4238 domain-containing protein — protein sequence MGKKEITRDNHYVPIWYQKGFITGSRKKLHYLNLAPDEIQLPDGRTKHHRNLFESHPSQCFYQTDLYSTFFGSNINDEIEKKLFGDIDRLGAPAISAFSNDDVSTWHRHFQDLFLYLDAQKIRTPKGLDWIRSRYPKLDQNALMMEMQGVRTINCTIWSESVREIVSARNSGVKFIVTDHPVTIYNPACPPEHDLCRYPAEPSITLKASQTLFPLDQDHCLILTNLEYAQEPEATEPLEKRTFARQIRESLVRTDKFIKTRELSDQDVISINHVLKSRARRYVAASQKEWLWPERDFEGSWKDVGELLLPPADGLWQFGGETFVGYEDGSVHYQDAFGRTKPKSDTLIKNIKESKIGANDSCGCGSGRKYKKCCRGKPEKQRTSWKSLSIRERNLGFFRGVNAILGTDSGKDWQDVRKELDEEKVKEIHELHGYLWPVDTDIFELLPKPDGMTRAVYSGFIDPRTAPFTVSNACLYFGEVLMQNPFVNPNQMKKEFSPVENPHSYLTQTLKHLMIFFQLAPLIESGHVNLFPDPSSLDPSLQNYAMGLAERRSKEIPLSERDLDIYRRIQEEDFHHTLCMLRKGSQENMLRQADPDASEEHIGYFINHLDRMRQDDPLVLLRDGVYDASQEAGQLSMFQTVPNFELLLFIAQATGAFVVTDSHHRWTEMCAASHRDAGIVLPRIPNTSNFAATTNMPLCEDVQAVSVMLDGGKLGAHRKWIDELYRQLRDQKTKPSDTELLAGLKDATVAVQRDFTDNHTKGISVRMRYAAPAGGMYHNHVQRLMVRCGIEDRPDRAPLAVLMDFGEE from the coding sequence ATGGGCAAGAAGGAAATCACGAGAGATAATCATTACGTACCGATCTGGTACCAAAAAGGGTTTATCACAGGCAGCCGTAAGAAGCTTCACTATCTAAATCTCGCTCCGGACGAAATCCAGTTGCCAGACGGGCGCACGAAACATCACCGTAATTTGTTCGAGAGCCATCCCTCACAGTGCTTTTACCAAACAGATCTGTACAGTACGTTCTTTGGCAGTAACATTAATGACGAAATCGAAAAGAAGCTTTTCGGGGATATCGACCGTCTCGGCGCACCTGCGATTTCAGCTTTCTCAAACGATGATGTTTCTACCTGGCACCGACACTTTCAGGATTTGTTTCTGTACTTAGATGCACAGAAAATTAGGACGCCAAAGGGGCTGGACTGGATACGCTCACGCTATCCCAAGCTCGATCAAAATGCGCTGATGATGGAAATGCAGGGTGTTCGCACGATCAACTGCACTATCTGGAGCGAAAGCGTGCGAGAAATCGTATCGGCTCGAAATTCAGGTGTGAAATTCATTGTCACCGATCATCCAGTGACAATCTACAACCCAGCCTGTCCACCCGAACACGATCTCTGTCGCTATCCAGCAGAACCTTCTATTACCCTAAAAGCATCGCAGACCTTGTTCCCGCTGGATCAGGATCATTGCCTGATCCTTACGAATCTGGAGTACGCTCAGGAACCGGAGGCGACCGAACCGTTGGAGAAACGTACCTTCGCTCGGCAAATTCGTGAGTCACTCGTTCGCACAGATAAATTCATCAAAACCCGCGAGCTGAGCGATCAAGACGTCATATCCATCAATCATGTGCTGAAGTCACGTGCTCGCCGCTATGTTGCCGCCAGTCAGAAGGAATGGTTGTGGCCAGAACGTGATTTTGAAGGGAGCTGGAAGGATGTTGGTGAGTTGCTGCTGCCTCCAGCAGATGGCCTTTGGCAATTTGGCGGTGAAACCTTCGTGGGCTATGAAGATGGTAGTGTGCACTATCAAGATGCATTTGGCCGAACCAAGCCAAAATCAGATACTCTGATCAAAAACATCAAGGAGTCTAAAATTGGTGCGAACGACTCCTGCGGCTGTGGGTCAGGACGAAAGTACAAAAAATGCTGCCGTGGAAAGCCTGAGAAGCAACGGACATCTTGGAAAAGCCTTAGCATACGCGAACGCAATCTTGGATTTTTCAGGGGGGTAAACGCAATCCTCGGTACGGATTCAGGAAAGGACTGGCAAGATGTTCGCAAAGAATTGGATGAGGAAAAGGTAAAGGAAATTCACGAACTTCATGGGTATCTTTGGCCAGTTGACACGGACATTTTCGAACTTCTGCCCAAGCCAGATGGAATGACACGAGCTGTCTATTCGGGATTTATCGACCCGCGCACAGCTCCTTTTACTGTATCCAACGCCTGCCTATATTTCGGCGAAGTGTTGATGCAGAATCCGTTCGTAAATCCTAATCAAATGAAAAAAGAATTCAGTCCAGTAGAGAACCCGCATAGCTACCTGACACAGACACTCAAGCACTTGATGATATTTTTTCAACTCGCGCCGCTTATCGAAAGCGGACACGTCAATCTATTTCCGGACCCATCTTCCTTGGACCCGTCCTTACAAAACTATGCTATGGGTTTAGCCGAAAGGCGGTCAAAAGAAATCCCGCTATCTGAACGCGACTTAGATATCTACAGGCGCATACAAGAGGAGGATTTTCATCACACGCTTTGCATGCTGCGCAAAGGCAGTCAGGAGAATATGCTACGGCAAGCAGACCCTGATGCATCAGAGGAACACATAGGGTATTTCATCAACCATCTTGATCGAATGCGTCAAGACGACCCGCTCGTCCTCTTACGTGACGGCGTCTACGATGCGAGTCAGGAAGCCGGGCAGCTTTCAATGTTCCAAACTGTGCCGAACTTCGAGCTGCTCCTTTTCATCGCGCAAGCCACTGGTGCGTTCGTTGTCACAGACAGTCACCATCGCTGGACAGAGATGTGCGCTGCAAGCCACCGCGACGCAGGAATCGTGTTACCACGTATTCCCAATACATCTAATTTTGCAGCCACAACCAACATGCCGCTCTGTGAGGATGTGCAGGCGGTCAGCGTTATGCTTGATGGTGGAAAGTTGGGTGCCCACCGGAAATGGATCGATGAGCTCTACCGACAACTCCGGGATCAAAAGACTAAACCTTCCGACACAGAGCTGTTGGCGGGTTTGAAGGATGCAACGGTGGCGGTGCAGCGCGATTTTACAGACAATCACACCAAAGGAATAAGTGTTAGAATGAGATATGCCGCCCCTGCCGGTGGTATGTACCACAACCA
- a CDS encoding type II toxin-antitoxin system HipA family toxin — translation MADVSVLNVELYGETIGTLTRVAGDRSLFAFNEEYIENSDRPTLGLFFKDEFGELRTEFKPVQKQVMPFFSNLLPEGHLRKYLAEQAGVNAEREFFLLWALGRDLPGAITIKPADGEIWPPEAANIEGEDAPKSKDNMLRFSLAGVQLKFSAVEGASGGLTIPASGIGGDWIVKLPSREYMGVPENEFSMMRLASMLGMDVPRIDLVDIDSIANLPDGTDRFGTKAFVIERFDRHPSGERVHIEDFAQVFGVYGEDKYKKASMRNIAAVIAAEGSDEDIREFIRRLTFSTLIGNGDMHLKNWSLIYPDRRTAALSPAYDFVSTVPYIKGDSFALNYSRVRDFAAFDEDEISHLAAKAALPKKMVLDVARETASDFASLWKREKEALPMLADVRVAIDALLPTLPLLKEKN, via the coding sequence ATGGCTGATGTATCTGTTCTAAATGTTGAGCTTTATGGAGAGACCATCGGAACGCTGACACGCGTCGCGGGGGATCGCAGCCTTTTCGCGTTCAATGAAGAATATATTGAGAACTCTGACCGCCCGACACTTGGCCTGTTCTTCAAGGATGAGTTTGGCGAGTTGCGCACCGAATTTAAGCCTGTCCAAAAACAGGTCATGCCATTCTTTTCAAATCTCTTGCCGGAGGGGCACTTGCGTAAATACCTCGCAGAGCAAGCAGGGGTTAATGCCGAGCGTGAATTCTTTTTGCTTTGGGCGTTAGGGCGCGACCTTCCCGGTGCGATAACAATCAAACCGGCGGACGGCGAAATCTGGCCACCAGAGGCTGCGAATATCGAAGGCGAAGACGCGCCAAAGTCCAAAGACAACATGCTTCGGTTCTCTCTTGCGGGTGTTCAACTGAAATTCTCAGCCGTTGAGGGCGCGAGTGGTGGGCTGACTATTCCCGCGTCGGGCATCGGCGGTGACTGGATCGTCAAGCTGCCGTCACGGGAATACATGGGTGTCCCTGAAAACGAATTCTCGATGATGCGGCTGGCCAGCATGCTCGGCATGGACGTGCCTCGTATTGATCTGGTCGATATCGATAGTATCGCAAATCTGCCTGACGGCACTGATCGCTTTGGAACTAAGGCCTTCGTGATCGAGCGCTTTGACCGGCATCCTAGCGGAGAGCGTGTGCATATAGAGGACTTCGCGCAAGTCTTTGGCGTCTATGGCGAAGACAAATATAAAAAAGCGAGCATGCGCAATATTGCTGCTGTCATCGCGGCGGAGGGATCGGACGAAGACATCCGAGAGTTCATACGTCGCCTGACTTTCAGCACGTTGATTGGCAACGGGGACATGCATCTCAAAAACTGGTCGCTGATCTATCCTGATCGACGCACCGCCGCTCTTTCGCCAGCCTATGATTTTGTATCAACAGTTCCCTACATTAAGGGTGACAGCTTCGCACTGAATTATAGCCGCGTTCGGGATTTTGCGGCCTTTGATGAAGATGAAATTTCCCATCTTGCCGCGAAAGCCGCGCTGCCCAAGAAAATGGTTCTTGATGTCGCGCGAGAAACCGCAAGCGATTTTGCATCGCTTTGGAAGCGTGAAAAAGAGGCATTGCCGATGCTCGCCGACGTTAGAGTGGCGATTGATGCTCTGCTTCCAACCCTCCCATTATTGAAAGAAAAAAATTAG